A window of Eubacteriaceae bacterium ES3 contains these coding sequences:
- a CDS encoding glycosyltransferase, whose translation MKEKSVIRYSIDSILKKNGNVLVTGWAYDSISNTPVELSLLEDSSAGVAFKRMHRVDVNQKCKIEENVKIGFEIIFDMTWWKKKTKLKLTTANQSSYELVNLSLNREVDFTGNTLRSKISLNAKKVALGAKYFYNNGLKDTARRIKSEISYEFLEDYKKWIEANEKYDAEEVMESIDHFEKKPMISIILPVYNTEEKWLRKCIESVRRQYYTNWELCIADDNSSQNHVKQVLEEYKKTDSRIKVVYRDNNGHISESSNSALEIAEGEYVAFLDHDDILAPFALYQMVKEVNKHDEADIIYSDEDKINKFEKRSKPFFKPDWSPDTLMSQNYICHFLMIKRTLVEEVGGFRAGYEGAQDHDLVLRCTEKTKNIYHVPEVLYHWRMIDSSTARNPKAKTYAFDAGKKAVESALLRRNIKGTVTSGKMMGTYTVTYDIIGNPKVSILIPTKDHAKDLKICLESILKKTKYENFEIIIIDNGSKQEETFALFEHYKQILKERFIVLDLDVPFNYSFLNNEGVKKATGDYVLLLNNDIQILTDSWLEKMLGYAQQEHIGAVGAKLYYKDGTVQHSGVVIGLGGVAGHSHKYYSGKNTGYFNRLTIDSNYAGVTGACLLVEKNKFLAMEGLDAENLSIAFNDVDFCLKLIDSGYYNVCLTQVECIHYESKSRGKEDTKEKQERFEREIIFMKNKWGKYIMGDPFYNKNLTMDREDFSMNRNF comes from the coding sequence ATGAAAGAAAAATCAGTCATACGGTATTCAATTGATTCTATATTGAAGAAAAATGGTAATGTATTGGTAACCGGCTGGGCTTATGACAGTATCAGCAATACTCCGGTCGAATTGTCGCTGTTGGAGGACAGCTCGGCGGGTGTAGCCTTTAAACGGATGCATCGGGTGGATGTTAATCAGAAGTGCAAAATTGAAGAAAATGTAAAGATCGGGTTTGAAATTATTTTTGATATGACCTGGTGGAAAAAGAAGACAAAATTAAAGCTGACAACTGCAAATCAGTCGAGCTATGAGCTGGTAAACCTGAGTTTGAATAGAGAAGTTGACTTTACAGGCAATACATTAAGATCGAAAATCAGTCTTAATGCTAAAAAAGTGGCTTTGGGCGCTAAATATTTCTATAACAATGGTTTAAAAGATACGGCCAGACGAATAAAGTCGGAAATCAGCTATGAATTTTTGGAAGACTACAAAAAATGGATTGAAGCCAACGAAAAGTATGATGCTGAAGAGGTAATGGAGAGCATTGACCATTTTGAAAAGAAACCAATGATATCTATCATACTGCCAGTGTATAACACTGAGGAAAAATGGTTGAGAAAATGCATTGAGTCGGTGCGCCGGCAATATTATACAAATTGGGAATTATGTATTGCAGATGACAATTCCAGCCAGAATCATGTTAAGCAGGTACTTGAAGAGTATAAAAAAACGGATAGTAGAATTAAAGTAGTCTATCGAGATAATAATGGACACATTTCAGAATCATCAAATTCAGCTTTGGAAATTGCTGAGGGCGAATATGTAGCTTTTCTGGACCATGATGACATATTGGCACCGTTTGCCTTATATCAAATGGTCAAAGAAGTTAATAAACATGATGAAGCTGATATTATTTACTCTGACGAGGATAAAATAAATAAATTTGAAAAGCGAAGCAAGCCTTTTTTCAAGCCGGATTGGTCGCCTGATACATTGATGTCGCAAAATTATATTTGCCATTTTCTGATGATTAAACGAACACTGGTGGAGGAAGTCGGCGGCTTCCGTGCCGGTTATGAAGGCGCACAGGATCATGATTTAGTCCTGAGATGTACAGAAAAAACAAAAAATATTTACCATGTTCCGGAAGTGCTTTATCATTGGAGAATGATAGATAGTTCAACTGCCAGAAATCCTAAAGCGAAAACATATGCTTTTGATGCAGGCAAAAAGGCCGTCGAGTCAGCGCTTTTAAGACGAAACATCAAAGGAACAGTTACGAGTGGAAAAATGATGGGAACTTATACGGTAACTTACGATATTATCGGAAATCCCAAAGTATCTATCCTGATTCCGACAAAAGACCATGCTAAAGATTTAAAAATCTGTCTTGAATCGATCTTGAAGAAAACAAAATATGAAAATTTTGAAATCATCATTATCGATAACGGAAGCAAGCAGGAAGAAACCTTTGCTTTGTTTGAACATTATAAACAGATATTAAAAGAACGCTTTATTGTTTTGGATTTAGATGTACCGTTTAATTATTCTTTCCTTAACAACGAAGGGGTGAAAAAAGCGACTGGTGACTATGTCCTCTTGCTTAATAATGATATTCAGATTCTGACTGACAGCTGGTTGGAAAAAATGTTGGGATATGCCCAGCAGGAACATATTGGTGCGGTTGGGGCAAAATTATACTATAAAGATGGAACTGTACAGCATTCGGGTGTTGTAATTGGTCTTGGTGGCGTTGCAGGACACAGTCATAAATACTATAGCGGTAAAAATACAGGCTATTTTAACCGACTGACTATTGACTCGAACTATGCTGGTGTGACCGGTGCTTGTCTTTTGGTTGAGAAGAATAAATTTTTGGCGATGGAAGGACTCGACGCAGAGAATTTATCGATTGCCTTTAATGATGTGGATTTTTGTCTCAAATTAATCGATAGTGGTTATTACAATGTTTGTTTGACCCAAGTGGAATGTATTCATTATGAATCAAAATCACGAGGGAAAGAAGATACTAAAGAAAAACAGGAACGTTTTGAAAGAGAAATCATCTTTATGAAAAACAAATGGGGTAAATATATTATGGGTGACCCATTCTATAATAAAAATTTAACGATGGATCGAGAAGATTTTAGTATGAACCGGAATTTTTAA
- a CDS encoding GBS Bsp-like repeat-containing protein gives MNTTKGMKRQWLIPIILITLIAVILPQYSASQTVQASGATIVVNPGHLDGVDPGAVNSSLGIREVDVNNALAIKVVTTLRNAGYNAMLSHPIPNNPGLPTLLSSVPDYNVYSTTICNTANEIDADLLISIHHNSGSSSSSGVELYWSSYHPSVDNDGIYQAYGLWSGGVSADLDSTPPAIAVESKDLAVLFNSYFKNLGYVPSNGRIIERDDAITRKTSMPSVLIEAGYLSNSSEAQKLTNASNQQKMADQILAAINEWMAIVQPMTADSVSAKVSNQTITATVSGITAPNGISNIYFPTWSEKGGQDDLFWYKGIKQSDGSYKVEIDISKHNGDSGNYLIHCYGEDKSGKTTFLGSTAATIGESRSDPMSAEAVTATAEDGIISVSLTGITSPNGLTKVLVPTWSEKDGQDDLVWYEAKKQSDGSYKVEIDTADHKQTTGKYIIHCYGVDNYGTTTFLGAETVQVGTIMAASTVQVELSGSEITVKLGGISAPNGLARLLVPTWSDKDGQDDLIWYEAKKQSDGSYQLTIDIKDHKGDSGVYNIHCYGVDNDGEYVLLATKTIDVSSVEAPEEVPEEMIADSVSASLLGKEMTVSIEGVVAPNGIKEILVPTWSEVNGQDDLVWYKAEEIDEETYELIVDVDDHNGDIGNYHFHVYGVETDGSIVFLGAATEEMPELIPIAGDPQVTVDQLVEAYEDSGKTFPALYIERGVDLETFCQLYYDEAVAEGIRPEVAFAQMLLETGYLQYGGQVKVTQFNFAGLGAVDGGTGGFDFAKAYGDDKTGIQMGIRGHIQHLKCYANDKDLTNENVDPRWNEKLRGKAEYLYWLSIPNNPYGTGWASDPNYGIKLKNKIKDIME, from the coding sequence GTGAATACGACAAAGGGAATGAAGCGGCAATGGCTCATTCCAATTATTTTAATTACGTTAATTGCGGTGATACTGCCTCAATACAGTGCAAGTCAGACAGTGCAGGCCAGCGGGGCGACAATTGTGGTTAATCCCGGACATTTGGATGGGGTAGATCCCGGAGCGGTGAACTCATCTCTGGGAATCCGGGAAGTGGATGTGAATAACGCTTTAGCTATCAAGGTTGTAACAACGTTGAGAAATGCCGGCTATAACGCCATGTTAAGTCATCCGATTCCCAACAACCCGGGTCTTCCTACGCTTTTGTCCAGTGTCCCGGATTATAATGTATACTCCACGACAATCTGCAATACTGCCAATGAAATAGACGCAGACCTTCTAATCAGTATTCATCATAATTCTGGATCTTCTTCCAGCAGCGGGGTTGAACTTTATTGGTCCAGCTATCATCCTTCTGTTGATAATGATGGGATTTATCAGGCTTATGGGCTTTGGTCCGGTGGAGTTTCTGCAGATTTAGACAGTACACCGCCAGCGATTGCAGTGGAATCCAAAGATTTGGCAGTCTTGTTTAATTCATATTTCAAAAACCTGGGTTATGTTCCGTCCAATGGTCGGATTATTGAACGGGATGATGCCATTACCAGAAAAACCAGTATGCCTTCAGTACTGATTGAAGCGGGTTATCTTTCAAATAGTTCGGAAGCTCAGAAACTTACAAATGCTTCCAATCAACAGAAAATGGCGGATCAGATTCTGGCAGCTATCAATGAATGGATGGCTATTGTTCAACCAATGACTGCCGATTCAGTGAGTGCTAAGGTCAGCAATCAGACGATTACGGCTACAGTCAGTGGGATAACAGCTCCTAACGGAATCAGCAATATCTACTTTCCGACCTGGAGTGAAAAAGGTGGGCAGGATGATCTGTTCTGGTATAAGGGTATCAAACAGAGCGATGGTTCCTATAAAGTGGAAATTGATATAAGCAAACATAATGGCGATAGTGGCAATTATTTAATCCACTGTTATGGTGAGGATAAATCGGGTAAAACGACTTTCCTCGGCTCAACTGCGGCAACTATTGGGGAGTCGAGGTCCGATCCAATGTCAGCTGAAGCGGTCACTGCTACAGCTGAAGATGGAATTATCAGTGTATCACTAACTGGAATAACATCGCCAAATGGATTGACTAAAGTTTTAGTACCAACCTGGAGTGAAAAAGACGGACAGGATGACCTGGTTTGGTATGAGGCGAAAAAACAGAGTGATGGCAGTTACAAAGTGGAAATCGATACGGCTGATCACAAGCAGACAACAGGCAAATATATTATTCACTGCTATGGTGTTGATAATTATGGAACGACGACCTTTTTAGGAGCGGAAACGGTACAAGTTGGGACAATAATGGCAGCCAGTACGGTACAGGTTGAACTATCTGGTTCTGAAATTACAGTTAAACTCGGTGGGATTTCGGCCCCTAATGGTTTGGCGCGATTACTGGTTCCGACCTGGAGTGATAAAGACGGACAGGATGATTTAATCTGGTACGAGGCGAAAAAGCAGAGTGACGGATCTTATCAGCTGACCATTGATATTAAGGACCATAAAGGGGATAGTGGTGTGTATAATATCCACTGTTATGGCGTTGATAATGACGGCGAGTACGTCTTGTTGGCTACAAAAACGATTGATGTAAGCAGTGTGGAAGCGCCGGAAGAAGTACCAGAGGAAATGATAGCCGATTCAGTTTCAGCCAGTCTTTTGGGTAAGGAAATGACGGTCTCTATTGAAGGGGTCGTTGCCCCCAACGGAATAAAAGAAATTCTGGTACCAACATGGAGTGAAGTAAATGGGCAGGACGATCTGGTCTGGTATAAGGCCGAGGAAATCGATGAGGAGACCTATGAACTGATAGTTGATGTCGATGACCATAACGGTGATATCGGAAACTATCATTTCCATGTTTATGGAGTGGAAACCGATGGTTCGATTGTATTTTTAGGCGCGGCAACAGAGGAAATGCCTGAGCTTATACCGATTGCGGGCGATCCGCAGGTGACCGTTGATCAGCTGGTTGAAGCTTATGAAGACAGCGGGAAGACTTTTCCGGCGCTGTATATTGAGCGTGGAGTGGATTTAGAGACTTTCTGCCAGCTGTATTACGATGAAGCTGTGGCGGAAGGAATCCGACCGGAAGTGGCCTTTGCTCAGATGCTACTGGAAACCGGCTATCTTCAGTATGGTGGACAGGTAAAGGTGACGCAATTTAATTTTGCAGGTCTGGGTGCTGTAGATGGTGGAACTGGCGGATTCGATTTTGCTAAAGCTTACGGAGATGATAAAACCGGGATTCAAATGGGAATCCGTGGACATATTCAGCATTTAAAATGCTACGCTAACGATAAAGACCTGACCAATGAGAACGTTGATCCGCGATGGAATGAAAAGCTGCGTGGAAAAGCCGAATATCTTTACTGGTTAAGTATTCCTAATAATCCTTACGGAACAGGCTGGGCCTCTGACCCTAATTATGGAATTAAACTGAAAAATAAAATTAAGGACATAATGGAATAG
- a CDS encoding GBS Bsp-like repeat-containing protein — protein sequence MIKKILPMIIVFTLFLTGSVLAIETDAGDITSEVIETENSYSLVISEAGGNQFQVKTVGLSDEENINTVTFPVWTERNGQDDIIWYNGELQSDGEYALKVSISDHHFETGMYHIHCYIAKRDGTILPVLTKQFQKEKTNFQIDDQTVIGDQYNIFFSGVNSINGVQEVLIPTWSESGGQDDIRWEKADYIGANSWKVSINLSNYQKSYDRYLSHIYLKDLDGNLNFLGQTKETIDNPFLTESVSSNLSPDTENMRFTVSTANLSTKAGVKDVYFAVWTERNGQDEIKWLAGTKVGNEYQAEVKLEEHNFETGKYSVHTYVYGRENEIISVGAESLSVEKATPIIEYDKAVLDNIYKVRIKDVSSSKGVNAVFLPTWSLDGGQDDLHFELASYLGDNTWEATIDLEKYNHVVDTFPTHGYIQNQEGGMEYQTCSNKVITQDTRTLYGFFAYPVSKSYKPNASDPTDWFGPRWGDIHEGVDIPAPYYAKCYSVCNGVVEKAGYFMGYGRYIRIRTVDRYGESVSFFYGHLQEINVSVGQTVSEGQVIGSVGGSGYNSQKIYVDNAYGPHLHFGAIANADDACVNPEIWINFHNPYSNR from the coding sequence GTGATAAAAAAAATATTGCCGATGATTATTGTTTTTACGTTATTTTTAACGGGGTCTGTTTTAGCGATTGAAACTGATGCAGGGGATATCACTTCAGAAGTAATTGAGACAGAAAACAGTTATAGTCTTGTAATCAGTGAAGCTGGAGGCAATCAGTTTCAGGTCAAAACAGTTGGCTTGAGCGATGAAGAAAATATTAACACAGTCACTTTTCCTGTCTGGACAGAAAGAAATGGTCAGGATGATATAATCTGGTACAATGGTGAATTGCAGAGTGATGGTGAGTATGCGCTTAAGGTTTCAATCAGCGACCATCATTTTGAAACCGGAATGTATCATATCCATTGTTATATCGCAAAAAGGGATGGGACTATTCTGCCTGTACTGACCAAACAGTTTCAAAAAGAAAAAACAAATTTTCAGATTGATGATCAAACGGTTATAGGTGATCAATATAATATTTTCTTTTCGGGAGTCAATAGCATTAATGGTGTCCAAGAGGTCTTAATCCCGACCTGGAGTGAAAGCGGAGGTCAGGATGATATACGCTGGGAAAAGGCGGATTATATCGGTGCAAACAGCTGGAAAGTCAGTATCAATCTTTCAAACTACCAAAAAAGCTATGATCGATATTTAAGTCATATTTATTTAAAAGATTTAGATGGAAATTTAAATTTTCTTGGACAGACAAAAGAAACTATTGATAACCCATTTTTGACGGAGTCTGTGAGCAGTAATCTATCACCTGATACAGAAAATATGAGATTTACCGTTTCAACCGCTAATCTTTCCACAAAAGCGGGGGTTAAGGACGTATATTTTGCTGTTTGGACAGAACGTAACGGTCAGGATGAAATTAAATGGCTGGCGGGGACAAAAGTCGGAAATGAGTATCAGGCTGAGGTCAAACTTGAAGAGCATAACTTCGAAACTGGGAAATATAGTGTTCATACATATGTTTATGGTAGAGAAAATGAAATAATTTCGGTTGGGGCAGAAAGTCTTTCGGTTGAGAAGGCCACACCGATTATTGAATATGATAAGGCTGTTCTCGATAATATTTATAAAGTCAGGATAAAAGATGTCTCCAGCAGCAAGGGTGTTAATGCGGTTTTTCTGCCTACCTGGAGTCTAGATGGCGGACAGGATGACCTGCACTTTGAGCTGGCTTCATATCTTGGTGACAATACCTGGGAGGCAACAATTGATCTGGAAAAATATAATCATGTAGTAGATACATTTCCAACGCATGGTTATATTCAGAATCAGGAGGGGGGAATGGAATATCAAACTTGCAGTAACAAAGTGATTACTCAGGATACCAGAACACTCTATGGTTTTTTTGCCTATCCGGTCAGCAAAAGCTACAAACCAAATGCCTCAGATCCGACTGACTGGTTTGGGCCAAGATGGGGTGATATTCATGAAGGAGTTGATATACCGGCTCCCTACTACGCAAAATGTTATTCAGTTTGCAATGGTGTGGTGGAAAAAGCCGGATATTTTATGGGTTATGGCCGCTACATTAGAATCAGAACGGTAGACAGGTATGGTGAATCGGTATCATTCTTTTATGGTCATCTGCAGGAGATTAACGTTAGTGTCGGACAGACTGTTTCGGAAGGCCAGGTTATTGGTTCGGTCGGAGGGTCGGGCTATAACAGCCAGAAAATTTATGTGGATAATGCCTATGGTCCACACCTCCACTTTGGGGCCATTGCCAATGCTGATGATGCCTGTGTCAATCCAGAAATTTGGA